The genomic segment GGCGAGCTGCGGTTTCGTGACCATCGAAGACGCCAAGCAGGGCAGCGGAGACGCCACAGATGACCCCACCGATCGTGAGCACCATCACTTTCGTGAAGAGTAAGGCAGTCGTCTTTGGCCGTATCAGGAGCATGGCACCCACAATCGCAAGCGAGGCCGCCAAGGCGATGGTTGGGCTACTGGTCAGACCAAAGGTAGCCCCGGCTGCAAACAGTGGCGCAAGTACCAGGAGAGCGATGCCAAAGAAGTCGTCGGCGACGGCGGCGGAGATGATGATCGGATAACCACTGCCCTCACCGGTTCCATGGGGTCGCAGAAGCCGCGCCGCAATACCTGCCGACGTGGGAATCGCGCTCAGGATGAGGGCAAGTTCGGTTAATCCAGCTGATCGTTGCCAAGCCAATAAGCCGAAGCCAAGAATGCCCAGCACGGTTGCGCCAATCGAGGCCAAGCCCAGCCCACGAGGGGTGAGTGGGCGGTGGCCAAGGTCGGAGAGCTCCACTCCAACACCAAAGAGGAGTGCGAAGAGACCGACGTAGGCGACAATGCTGAGGCTCGTCGTATTCGCGTTGGCGCCAAGCGTGACGCGCAGGAGTGCTCCGACTGCGAGGAGCACCATGGGCTCAGGGATGCGAAGCCAGCGTTGTGGGATCGTGCCAATGGCGAGACCCACCAACACGATCATTACCGTCTCGCTCACCCGCCCCGGACCGCCTTCCCTTGGTGTCTACTGAGTGGTGAACTCCGCCGTCGTGACTGCGGAGGGCTTATTCCCCACTACTCCGGTTTAGCCTAATAGGCATGCTGGTTGTGGGAAAGTTGTTGCGCGGTGTCGCAGTGGTGGGTGTGTTCGGGGTCGTTCTTTCGGCGTGTCACTTTTCGAATGGACAGTACGGGCCGGCCTCTGCCGGGGCGGCACTGGCGCCGACGAATGGACCGGCTGGTGCCTCAGGCTCGGGAAATAGCGCGACGGCCAAGCTTCTCGGTGGTGGCCTTAGCGTACCGAAGACGGCGTCGACCTATGACGGAGCGGGATTCCCGATCCCGGACTATGGGCCGGTGAGCTATCACGGCTACGTCAATGGCGATCCAAGGTATCCCGCGACGATCGGGGTGAGGAACTCAGCCTACGGTCAGATCCTCACGACGCAGAGTGGATATACCCTCTACATCAGGTTGGGTGATGAGTTTCGGGCGAGCAAATGTTTTAAGA from the Ferrimicrobium sp. genome contains:
- a CDS encoding cation:proton antiporter, whose translation is MSETVMIVLVGLAIGTIPQRWLRIPEPMVLLAVGALLRVTLGANANTTSLSIVAYVGLFALLFGVGVELSDLGHRPLTPRGLGLASIGATVLGILGFGLLAWQRSAGLTELALILSAIPTSAGIAARLLRPHGTGEGSGYPIIISAAVADDFFGIALLVLAPLFAAGATFGLTSSPTIALAASLAIVGAMLLIRPKTTALLFTKVMVLTIGGVICGVSAALLGVFDGHETAARLGAPARRWLPLLERLLPTMFFMVAGYDIRLPLLVHANVLLSAGLILIALLISRLAISVATPGDLHVRIAVGAGMLARGEVTIAMALVFLQSAVLSNTDYAILMAVVLGSTLVSGLALRLNRLAR